The segment AATCCGACGATCAGGGCGTAGACGACGGCGACGGCGGCGGATTCGGTTGCGGTGAAGATGCCGCCCTTGATGCCGACGATGATGATCACCGGCAGCATCAGCGCCGGGAAGGTGCGCACGATCGCGGCCCTGCGCACCGGCCAGCTCGCCCTGTCGGTGATCGCGAAATTGTCGCGCCGCGCCCGCCACGAGGCATAGAGCAGGAATCCCGTGGCCAGCAGCAGCCCGGGCACGACGCCGGCGATGAACAGCTGGCCGATCGAGGCGCCCGACAGCACGCCATAGACGATCATCGTGATCGAGGGTGGGATGATCGGGCCCATGATGGCGCTGACCCCGACCAGCGCCGCGGCATAGGCGGGGGGCATCCCCTGGCGGGCCATCGAGGGAATCAGGATCGAGCCGAGCGCCGACGCTTCCGCCGTGGCGCTGCCGGAGATGCCGGCGAAGAACATGCTCGACAGGACGGTGACCGACGACATGCCACCGCGGCGATGGCCGACCATGGCGCGGGCAAAGGTAATGATCCGATCCGTGATGCCGCCGACATTCATCAGCATGCCGGCGAGCAGGAACAGCGGTATGGTGAGCAGCACGAACTGATCGACCCCCGCCAGCATGCGCTGCGGGAAGTTGAGGATCAGCATGCCGTTGCCGGTCAGGAACAGGTAGATCACGCCGCCCACACCGAGCGCCAGCGCGATCGGGACTCCCGTGATCAGGAAGAAGAAGAAGATCCCGAGAAACTGCCCCATGGGCTACGCGGCCCCCTCGCTCGTTCCGGCCGGGCGGGGGAAGAGGACATCACGTCCTTCCAGCAGGAGCGCGACGATCATGTGGGCAAGCAGCAGCGCACAGCCGACCGGCACCGAGACGTAGATCCAGAATACCGAGATGTCGGCAGTGGCGCCGCCGGACAGCGACATCCAGATGAAGTCGAGGGCCGGAATCTTCTGGATCGCGAAGCGGGAGGCGTAGGTGTAGCCATTCACCGCCATGAGCCACAGGAACCAGAGGACTGGCAGCGTCACCAGCACCTTCAGAACATACCGCCACGGCTGACGGATCGCCGAGGTCAGGACATCGACGATGACGAACTCGCCCTTCTGGAAGGCAATGCCGATGAACAGGAATGTCATCCAAATGAGGATGTAGCGGCAGAGCTCCTCCGCCCAGATCAGCGAGGCGTTGAGGACGTAGCGGGCGAAGACCTGGACGACCATGATGACGACGAGGACCGCCATCGAGGTCGCGGCGATGTGGCCCATCAGCGAACCGTAGAGGTTCCTGGGCGCCCCGCCGACACCGCCGGTGAGGTCATGCGTCGTCATCGAATAGTCCCCCCTCGACCTCGCAATCGCGACGGGAACCGGCGACCGCCGGCGACCGTACCGCGTCGAGGCCCCGCGAAGTCTACGTGCTCGACTGGGCCTTGGCCACGAATTCCGCGATGAGCGGCGACTTGCCCGACCATTCGGTGATGATCGGCGCCACCTTGTCCTTCATCGCCGGCAGGTCCTCGAGCTCGAAGATCTGGACGCCCTTGTTCTTGACGAGGTCGTCGCGGGCCGAATGGTCCTGGTCCCTGGCGTAGTCGAGGGTCGGCTTGATCGAGGCAAGTCCGGCCTCGCGCATCGCCTGCTGCACCTCGGCCGGCAGCCCGTCGAAATAGCCCTTGTTGCAGGCGATGACCGCGGTCCACGGGTAGTGGCCTGTCAGCGTCAGGTACTTGCCGACCTCCCAGAGGTTCTCGCCGACGATCGAGGAGACATTGATCTCCACCGCGTCGATCACCTTGGTCTGCAGCGCGCCGTACACCTCGCCGTAGGGCAGGCCGACGGGCGAGGTGCCAACCGCCTCCCAGATCGCCTTGTGCAGCGGCACCGGCACGATGCGCGTCTTCAATCCCTGGAAGCCGGCGAGATTGGTGACCGGCGCGCCGACCGAGAGGAAGTTGCGCTGGCCGATATCTGAGGTCGCAAGGCCGACCAGCCCTGCCTCGCCGAGATCCTCGAGGATCTTCTGGCCGATGTCGGAGGTCGCGAGTTCGCCGAAATGCTCGTAGTCGCGCACCAGGAACGGCAACTGATAGGCATCCATCGCCTGCCGCCCGGTGACCAGCGGGAACAGGACACCGCTGGCCATGCAGATCTCGATCGTTCCGGCGACCGCCGACTCCAGGTTCTGCTTGTCGTCGCCAAGCATCCGGTTGGGGAAGATCTGAACCTCGACCTGACCGGGTAGCCGCGCCTCGAATGCCTTCTTGAACTCGACAGCAGCGATGTGGCCGGGGTGCGACTCGGCGGTGGCATGGGCAAGCCGCATCTTGATGGGGCCCGAGGCGCGGGCGACCCAAGGCATTGCAAGGCCAGCGGCGACAGTGCCTCCAGCGGCGATGAGCTGACGGCGGGAAATCATCGACCAGTCCTCCCTGTTCTTATGTACAGAACAATGTTCTTATCCATACTCGACCGGGCGGTTTGCTTCTGTCAAGAGGCAGGCGCCGCCGGCGACGATCGCGGCGGTACGCGCACCGATGCCGCGCGCCGCACGCTGCACAGCAGATGTCGCACACGATGGAGCCGACGGGGCGCTTGACAGCCGAGTCGCGACAATGGTCTGATCTTCGGCATATTGTTTTGTTGTTCGAAACATCGGATGAGGAAACGTCATGTCCGCAGCCACCCTCGACGCGAGATCGCGGGACGAACAGGTCTCTGCCCTTCTGAAGGGCGCAGTCGATCTGCATGTGCACAGCGGGCCCTCGGCAATGCCGCGCATCCTCGACCACGAGGAAGCGCAGGCGCAGGCCGATGCGGCCGGATTCCGCGCGATCCTCTACAAGGACCACTTCTATCCGGGAATGGCGCACGCGCAGATGCTGGAGAAGGCCTATCCCGACCGCAAGGTCAGGCTGTTCTCCGGAACGGCGCTCAACAATGCGACCGGCGGGGTCAACCGCTACGCCGTCGATCTGTGCGTCAAGCTCGGCGGCAAGATCGTCTGGATGCCGACCTTCTCGGCAAAGAACCACATCGACAAGTATGCGGCGAAGAACAAGCAGGCGATGGCGTTTCCTTCGACGCGGGAGAAGATGGTTGCGCCGACGCCGCTCACGGTACTCGATGCCAACGGCAAGCTCACTGACGAGACCAAGGCCTGCATCGACCTGATCGCCGAAGCCGACATCATCCTGGCCGGCGGGCACCTGCATGTCAGCGAACAGGTACCGCTGTTCGAGGAGGCGAAGGCGCGCGGCGTCAGGAAGATGCTGATCAATCACCCCACCTATCTGATCGACTGCACCGACGCGGACATGCAGAGCTTCGCCTCGATGGGTGTCTACATGGAGCACTCGATCTGCATGTTCGTCGAGAATTCGAGAGCGAAGCTCTTTGGCCCGGCCGATCTCAAGCACCTGATCGATGTTGTCGGCCCGGACCGCACCGTGCTCGGCTCGGACCTCGGCCTGACCGAGGCGCCGCTGCCGGTTGCCGGCTGGCGGGAGATCGTCTCGATGCTGCTCGACCTGCAGGTCAGCGAGGCCGACATCCGCAAGATGGTGGCGACCAATGCGGCGCGGCTCCTGAACCTCGAGAGCTGAGGCGCACGCCCGGCGAGCGTCGTCGCGGACGCCGCGCAAGCGATGGTCGGGGGCAAGCGATGGTCCGGGATCGGCAGGGCCGGCATCGCAGGGGCAGCGCGTCCCGCGTGGTGGCGCCGCGGTCCCGGCTCTGCTCTGACCTGACGGTCCTGCCGGGATGACCCGGACCCGGGGAGCTGCGCGCTACAACCGTCCGGCCAGCGCCGCCTCGAACAGGCTGCGGGCAGCCTCCTTCGTCAGCTTCACCGGGTTGCCGCCGGCGGTCGGATCGACGATCGCCATCTCCGACATGAGATCGAAGCGGGCGTCGTCGACGCCGAGACCGGCGAGCGTGTGCGGGATGCCGATCTCGCGCCTGAGCTCCAGCACAAAGGCGAGGAAGGCATCGAACGACGCCGCAAGGCCGATATAGGCTGCCAGCCGGGCGATGCGCTGTTCGATGGCGGGGCGGTTGAAGACCAGCACGTAGGGCATGAAGACGGCGTTGGTCAGCCCGTGATGGGTGTCGTAGAGCGCGCCGACCGGATGCGACAGCGAGTGGATCGCACCCAGCCCCTTCTGGAACGCCGTCGCTCCCATCGCCGCAGCCGCCATCATGCCGGCGCGCGCCTCGATGTCGCTGCCGTTGGCTACCGCACGGGGCAGGAATTCCTTCACGAGCCGGATGCCCTCGACCGCAATGCCGTCGGCGAGCGGATGGTATCCCGGCGCGCAATAGGCCTCGAGGCAATGGGCGAAGGCGTCCATGCCGGTGCCGGCGGTGAGCCTGGCCGGCAAGCCGACAGTCAGTTCCGGATCGCAGATCACCACCTTCGGCATCATCGCCGGATGGAAGATCACCTTCTTGGTGTGGGTCTGCTCGTTGGTGATGACGCCGGCCCGCCCCACTTCGGACCCCGTTCCGGCCGTTGTCGGCACGGCGACGACCGGCGCGATGCCCGCCGGGTCGGCGCGCGTCCACCAGTCGCCGATGTCCTCGAAATCCCACATCGGACGGGTCTGACCGGCCATGAAGGCGATCACCTTGCCGCAGTCGAGCGCCGAGCCGCCGCCGACCGCCACCACGCCGTCATGGCCGCCGGCGCGGAGCTTGGCCACGCCGTTCATGACATTGGCCTCGACCGGATTGGGACGAACGTCCGAATAGATCGCGGCCGGCAGGCCCGCCTCCTGCAGGATCGCCGACATCCGGGCGATCATCGGCAGGCCGGCAAGTCCCGGGTCGGTGACAATCAAAGGGCGCGAGATGCCGGCCACCCGGCAGGCATCGGCCAGTTCGCCGATGCGGCCCGGTCCGAAGCGGACGGCGGTCGGATAGTTCCAGTTCGCGGTGATCTGCATGGATAGGTCCACCTGGGGTTGGCGATGCCCAGACTTGGATCGGTCCAGACTGAAGCGATCCGCCTCTGGCGTCTCGTTTGGCCGCGTGATCGAACCTGTGAACCGGAGTTCACTTCACCTGATCACGCCCTGGGAGGCTGCTACGACGCGAAGCTCGTCCGCATGTGCCACGACTTCGGCCGGGTCAGCGTCTCGTAGCCGATCCGCGACAGCGTCACGCCTCGGCCGGAGTCCTTGACGCCGGTCCAGGCGAGCGCGGGATCGAGATAATCGCAGCGGTTCATGAATACCGTACCGGTTTCGAGCCGCTGCCCGATCTGTTCGGCCGTGGAGAGATCCGAGGTCCACAGCGAGGCGGTGAGCCCGTAGGGACTGTCGTTCATCAGCCCGATCGCCTCCTCGTCGTCGGCAACCTTCATGATCCCGACGACCGGACCGAACGACTCCTCGACCATCACCGCCATCTGGTGATTGACCCCTGTCAGCACCTGCGGCGCCATGTAGGGGCTTCCCCTGGCGTCGCGCGGGAACGCCTTCGGATCGATATGCGCGGTCGCACCGGACCGCACCGCCGCCTCGATCTGGTCGCGCACGAAGTCGGCCGCCTCGGCCTTGACCATCGGGCCGAGCGTGGTGTCGGGATCGAGCGGGTTGCCCAGCACGTATTGCCGCGTGAGTTCGACCGCGCCGTCGACAAATTCCTGGTAGACATCGGCGTGGACATAGATCCGCTCGATGCCGCAGCAGGACTGGCCCGAGTTGAAGAAGGCGCCGTCGACCAGATTCTCGATGGCGGCGCGCATGTCGGCGTCGGGCCGGACATAGGCCGGGTCCTTGCCGCCAAGCTCGAGGCCGAGGCCGGTGAAGGTGCCGGCAGCCGCCCGCTCGATGGCCTTGCCGCCGGGCACCGAGCCGGTGAAGTTCACCTGATCGACGAGACCTGCCGAGATGATCCGCGCGGTCTGGGCGTGGCTGAGCACCAGGTTGCGGAACAGCCCCGCCGGCAGCCCTGCCGCATCGAAGGCGCGCTGGAACCGCTCGCCGACCAGCAGCGTCTGTGCGGCATGCTTGAGGATCACCGCATTGCCGGCCATCAGCGCCGGGATCACCGAGTTGACCGCGGTCAGGTAGGGGTAGTTCCAGGGCGCGACCACGAAGACGATGCCAAGCGGCTCGCGGGTGATCCAGCGCCGGAAATTCTCCTTCGGCAAGGGATCGATACGGGCGAGCGCCACGTCGGCGATGTCGATCATGAAGCGGGCACGCTCCTCGAAGCCGCGCAGTTCGCCCGCGCCGTACCGCACCGGCCGGCCCATCTGCCAGGCAAGCTCGGGCACGATCTCGTCGCGCATCGCGACCATCGCATCGACGGCGGCATTGCAGTAGCGCGCCCGCTCGAAGATCGGCAGCCGCGACCATTCGGCCTGCGCCGCCTTCGCCGCGGCGAGCGCCGCGTCGACCTCGGCGTCGGGCGTGAGCGGCCGCTCGGCATAGAGCGATCCGTCGACTGGAGAGATGCAGCGGATGGTGGAGGTCATGCGTTGATGCCTTGTTTCCAGAATTGGGGTCGTGCTTCCCCCGGATGCTGTCGATCGGTCCGCTTGCAGCTCACGCCGGGGCCCGACCCGGGCCTCGCTGTGCACATGGCATTCGCCGGATCAGACCCGACCCAACGGGCAGCGGGGCTGCGGTGCTGCGACCGGGGCGGGCTGCGCCCGGCACGATCACGCCCGCTCGAAGCCGCGCGCCACCTCCCAGTCGGTAACGCGGCGGTCGTACTCGCCCTGCTCCCATTCGGCGGTATGGATGTAGTGCTCCATCACCTGATCGCCGAACGCTTCGTGCAGCATCCTCGAGCCCTTCATCAGCTCGATCGCCTCGCGCAGGGTCTTGGGGATCTCGCGCAGCGTCTCGCCGCGGTAGGCGTCGCCCTCGAAGGGCGGTTCCAGTTCGAGTTCGTTCTCGATCCCGGAGATGCCGGCGGCGAGGATCGCGGCGAAGGCGAGATAGGGGTTCAGGTCGGCGCCGCCCATCCGGCATTCGATCCGCACCGCCTTGGTGTTCTCGCCGCACACCCGGAATCCGGCGGTGCGGTTGTCGCCGCTCCAGATCGCCTTGGTCGGGGCGAAGGTGCCGGCCTGGAAGCGCTTGTAGGAGTTGATGTAGGGGGCAAGAAACCAGGTGATCTCGCGCGAATGGGCGATCAGCCCGGCGACGTAGTGGCGCATCAGCTTCGACATGCCGCGCTCTGCCGTCGGATCGAAGAACAGCGGCGTCTGGCCCGTTGCGTCCCACAGCGAGGAATGGATGTGACAGCTCGATCCGGCGAGGTCGTAGCGCCACTTGGCCATGAAGGTGATCGACTTGCCGTGCTGGTCGGCGATCTCCTTGACCGCATTCTTCATGACGACGTGGCGATCGGCCATGGTCAGCGCGTCGGCGTAGCGGACATTCAGTTCCTCCTGGCCGGGGCCCCATTCTCCCTTGGTGTTCTCGACCGGAATGCCAGCCGCCGTCAGACTGGTGCGGATCGCCTGCATGACGGGCTCGACGCGGGTGCACTGCAGGACGTTGTAGTCCTCGATGTAGTAGCCGGAGGTGGTGAGGTTCCGGTACCCCTTTTCGAAGGCGGCGCGATAGCTGTCGTCGAACAGATAGAACTCCAGTTCGGACGCGAAGAAGGCGGTCGCCTTGAGCCCCTCGAGCCGTTCGAGCTGGCGCTTGAGGATCGCGCGCGGGCTGTGCGCGATCGGTTCGTGATGGTGGTGGTCAACGAGATCGGACAGCACGAGTGCCGTCCGCGGCAGCCACGGCACCGGCATCAGTGTCGCCAGGTCGGGCTTCAGCACGAAGTCGCCGTAGCCCCGCGCCCAGTTGGCGACCCTGTAGCCGGGCACCGGCTCCATCTCGATGTCATTGGCAAGCAGATAGTCGCAGGCATGCGTCTCCTCATGGGCGGAGGCGACGAAATGCTCGGCCTGGAAGCGCTTGCCGACGAGGCGGCCGATCATGTCCGGGAAACAGACGATGACGGTGTCGATGTCGCCGGCCTTGACCGCCTTGGCGAGCGTTTCGAGGGTGAGCTTGGCAGCCATGTGTGGTGTCCGTTGATTGCCGGCTGGTTCCGGACGGGGGCCGGCCGCGCCGCCGGCCCCCGCAACTGTCTCGGCCGGGGCTGCGAGCCCCGCCCTCTCAGGCCTCGCGGTAGGGCGGACCGGCGTGGCGCATGGTGTCGTTGTACTTCCTCAGGATCTCGACGACGCGGGCGTTGCGCGGGCTCATCGCCGCGATCTCGTCCCAGAACGTCACCGCCGCCTCCTCGACCTGCTTCCACTCATCCTCCGGAATGGTGGTCAGCTCGAGCTTGGCACCGCGGACGCGCAGCTCCGCCTCACCGCCCCAGTACCACCACTGGCGATAGTAGTGGGAGGAGTCCATGCACAGCTTGAACAGCTCCTTGAGGTGATCGGGAACGGCATTCCACCGCTCGGTATTGGCGAAATAGGATCCGATCCAGGCGCCGGAGATGTTGTTGGTGAGGAAGTATTTGGTCACGTCCGCCCAGCCCACCGTATAGTCCTCGGTGATGCCGGACCAGGCGATGCCGTCGAGCTCGCCGGTCTGCACGGCGACCTCGACGTCCTCCCAGGGCAGTGTCACCGGCACGACGCCGAAGCGGGACAGGAACTTGCCGGCTGTCGGGAACGTGAACACCCGCAGACCCTGGAGATCGGACAGCGAGCGCAGCGGCTTCACCGTCGCGAAGTGGCACGGATCCCAGGCGCCGGCGCTGAGCCAGGTGACGTTCTCGATCTCGCCATAGGCCTCTTCCCAGATCTCGCGCAGCCCGTACTGGTTGAACAGCACCGGCACGTCGAGCGAATAGCGCGTGGCGAAGGGGAAGTAGCCCCCGAACACCGAGATGTCGACCGGCGCGGCGATGGAGTCGTCGTCGCTCTGCACCGCGTCGATGGTGCCGCGCTGCATGGCGCGGAACAGCTCGCCTGTCGGCACCAGCTGGTCGGCGGTGTACAGCTCGATCACCATCTCGCCGTTGGCGACCTTGTTGAAGGCGTCGATCGACGGCTTGATCACGTGCTCGGCCAGCGCCGGGCCGGCATAGGTCTGCAGACGCCAGCGGATCGGCGACTGGCCGATCACGGCAGGCGCGGCGAGGGTCGTGGCGCCGGCGGTGGCGGTCGCGACACCCGCCGTCTTCAGGAACTGTCGCTTCGTGAGCTTCCTGGATTCGGTCATGCTGTTCGTCTCCCTTCTCGTCGGTTCAGTCTGCGCGGCGGCATCCCCCCCGCCGCAGTCGAAGTCCCCGCCGCGTCCGACACTCTCCTCCCGCGCCGGACGCAGCTACCGCCCGTAGACCATCTGCGGCAGCCACAGCGCGATCTGCGGGAATGCCATCACCATCGCCAATCCGCAGGTCATGACGATGACAAAGGGCAGGATCGAGCGGTAGATGTCGGCGAGCGTCACCTCCGGCGGAGCCATGGCGCGCATCAGGAACAGGTTGTAGCCGAAGGGCGGGGTCATGTAGGCGATCTGGCACGTGATCGTGTACAGGATGCCGTACCAGATCAGATCGAATTCGAGGGCTCGCACCAGCGGCACATAGAGCGGCGCGACGATCACCAGCATCGCGGTGTCGTCGAGGAACATCCCCATGAGCAGGTAGGAGATCTGCATCATGATGATGATCTCCCATGGCCCGAGCCCGAGCCTGTCGATGAAGAACGCCTCGATCGCC is part of the Tepidamorphus gemmatus genome and harbors:
- a CDS encoding TRAP transporter large permease, which encodes MGQFLGIFFFFLITGVPIALALGVGGVIYLFLTGNGMLILNFPQRMLAGVDQFVLLTIPLFLLAGMLMNVGGITDRIITFARAMVGHRRGGMSSVTVLSSMFFAGISGSATAEASALGSILIPSMARQGMPPAYAAALVGVSAIMGPIIPPSITMIVYGVLSGASIGQLFIAGVVPGLLLATGFLLYASWRARRDNFAITDRASWPVRRAAIVRTFPALMLPVIIIVGIKGGIFTATESAAVAVVYALIVGFAYRDLDVARLWHALAATAISTSAIMFIVAMASIVSFVFAIEQVPMKVAATVLSISDNPYLVVLMLNVVLLVLGMFLEPISILILTMPILMQMAKVIGMDLVQFGMMVVLNVVIGMATPPVGICLFIVCAISGKSLVEVSREALPLLGIALVVLALVALVPPVSLFLPHAFGTVQ
- a CDS encoding TRAP transporter small permease; the protein is MTTHDLTGGVGGAPRNLYGSLMGHIAATSMAVLVVIMVVQVFARYVLNASLIWAEELCRYILIWMTFLFIGIAFQKGEFVIVDVLTSAIRQPWRYVLKVLVTLPVLWFLWLMAVNGYTYASRFAIQKIPALDFIWMSLSGGATADISVFWIYVSVPVGCALLLAHMIVALLLEGRDVLFPRPAGTSEGAA
- a CDS encoding TRAP transporter substrate-binding protein → MISRRQLIAAGGTVAAGLAMPWVARASGPIKMRLAHATAESHPGHIAAVEFKKAFEARLPGQVEVQIFPNRMLGDDKQNLESAVAGTIEICMASGVLFPLVTGRQAMDAYQLPFLVRDYEHFGELATSDIGQKILEDLGEAGLVGLATSDIGQRNFLSVGAPVTNLAGFQGLKTRIVPVPLHKAIWEAVGTSPVGLPYGEVYGALQTKVIDAVEINVSSIVGENLWEVGKYLTLTGHYPWTAVIACNKGYFDGLPAEVQQAMREAGLASIKPTLDYARDQDHSARDDLVKNKGVQIFELEDLPAMKDKVAPIITEWSGKSPLIAEFVAKAQSST
- a CDS encoding DUF6282 family protein, giving the protein MSAATLDARSRDEQVSALLKGAVDLHVHSGPSAMPRILDHEEAQAQADAAGFRAILYKDHFYPGMAHAQMLEKAYPDRKVRLFSGTALNNATGGVNRYAVDLCVKLGGKIVWMPTFSAKNHIDKYAAKNKQAMAFPSTREKMVAPTPLTVLDANGKLTDETKACIDLIAEADIILAGGHLHVSEQVPLFEEAKARGVRKMLINHPTYLIDCTDADMQSFASMGVYMEHSICMFVENSRAKLFGPADLKHLIDVVGPDRTVLGSDLGLTEAPLPVAGWREIVSMLLDLQVSEADIRKMVATNAARLLNLES
- a CDS encoding iron-containing alcohol dehydrogenase, whose product is MQITANWNYPTAVRFGPGRIGELADACRVAGISRPLIVTDPGLAGLPMIARMSAILQEAGLPAAIYSDVRPNPVEANVMNGVAKLRAGGHDGVVAVGGGSALDCGKVIAFMAGQTRPMWDFEDIGDWWTRADPAGIAPVVAVPTTAGTGSEVGRAGVITNEQTHTKKVIFHPAMMPKVVICDPELTVGLPARLTAGTGMDAFAHCLEAYCAPGYHPLADGIAVEGIRLVKEFLPRAVANGSDIEARAGMMAAAAMGATAFQKGLGAIHSLSHPVGALYDTHHGLTNAVFMPYVLVFNRPAIEQRIARLAAYIGLAASFDAFLAFVLELRREIGIPHTLAGLGVDDARFDLMSEMAIVDPTAGGNPVKLTKEAARSLFEAALAGRL
- a CDS encoding aldehyde dehydrogenase family protein, giving the protein MTSTIRCISPVDGSLYAERPLTPDAEVDAALAAAKAAQAEWSRLPIFERARYCNAAVDAMVAMRDEIVPELAWQMGRPVRYGAGELRGFEERARFMIDIADVALARIDPLPKENFRRWITREPLGIVFVVAPWNYPYLTAVNSVIPALMAGNAVILKHAAQTLLVGERFQRAFDAAGLPAGLFRNLVLSHAQTARIISAGLVDQVNFTGSVPGGKAIERAAAGTFTGLGLELGGKDPAYVRPDADMRAAIENLVDGAFFNSGQSCCGIERIYVHADVYQEFVDGAVELTRQYVLGNPLDPDTTLGPMVKAEAADFVRDQIEAAVRSGATAHIDPKAFPRDARGSPYMAPQVLTGVNHQMAVMVEESFGPVVGIMKVADDEEAIGLMNDSPYGLTASLWTSDLSTAEQIGQRLETGTVFMNRCDYLDPALAWTGVKDSGRGVTLSRIGYETLTRPKSWHMRTSFAS
- a CDS encoding glutamine synthetase family protein, translated to MAAKLTLETLAKAVKAGDIDTVIVCFPDMIGRLVGKRFQAEHFVASAHEETHACDYLLANDIEMEPVPGYRVANWARGYGDFVLKPDLATLMPVPWLPRTALVLSDLVDHHHHEPIAHSPRAILKRQLERLEGLKATAFFASELEFYLFDDSYRAAFEKGYRNLTTSGYYIEDYNVLQCTRVEPVMQAIRTSLTAAGIPVENTKGEWGPGQEELNVRYADALTMADRHVVMKNAVKEIADQHGKSITFMAKWRYDLAGSSCHIHSSLWDATGQTPLFFDPTAERGMSKLMRHYVAGLIAHSREITWFLAPYINSYKRFQAGTFAPTKAIWSGDNRTAGFRVCGENTKAVRIECRMGGADLNPYLAFAAILAAGISGIENELELEPPFEGDAYRGETLREIPKTLREAIELMKGSRMLHEAFGDQVMEHYIHTAEWEQGEYDRRVTDWEVARGFERA
- a CDS encoding TRAP transporter substrate-binding protein — translated: MTESRKLTKRQFLKTAGVATATAGATTLAAPAVIGQSPIRWRLQTYAGPALAEHVIKPSIDAFNKVANGEMVIELYTADQLVPTGELFRAMQRGTIDAVQSDDDSIAAPVDISVFGGYFPFATRYSLDVPVLFNQYGLREIWEEAYGEIENVTWLSAGAWDPCHFATVKPLRSLSDLQGLRVFTFPTAGKFLSRFGVVPVTLPWEDVEVAVQTGELDGIAWSGITEDYTVGWADVTKYFLTNNISGAWIGSYFANTERWNAVPDHLKELFKLCMDSSHYYRQWWYWGGEAELRVRGAKLELTTIPEDEWKQVEEAAVTFWDEIAAMSPRNARVVEILRKYNDTMRHAGPPYREA